A window of the Syntrophothermus lipocalidus DSM 12680 genome harbors these coding sequences:
- the ftsX gene encoding permease-like cell division protein FtsX encodes MSLRNVGYYFGEAARSLYRNRLLSLATASTVAACVLILGVAVLMIVNAEQVMSNLESDVEIVAFLEKDLSHQQETEIGKELSYIPEVKEVRYVSRDEAMKQLAKKFGKKESELIQTLGGENPLRNSYRIKANDPHQVPSLARKIQGIPGIYRVRYGQGVVEKLFAATRWVRNLSLVVTVLLAGAGVFLIATTIRLSVYSRRKEIYLMQLVGATRWFIRWPFFIEGIILGIAGSAVAALVLSVGYYYLVNSLGLAVSFIPLVRDTSLLWKLGGGLLATGAALGIIGTYISVNRYMNI; translated from the coding sequence ATGAGCCTGCGTAATGTAGGCTATTACTTCGGTGAGGCAGCGAGATCCCTGTACCGGAACCGGCTCTTGAGCTTGGCCACCGCTTCGACGGTGGCGGCTTGTGTATTGATCCTGGGGGTGGCGGTTTTGATGATAGTGAACGCCGAACAGGTTATGTCGAACCTGGAGTCGGACGTAGAGATAGTAGCTTTTTTGGAGAAAGACTTGAGCCACCAGCAAGAAACAGAGATCGGCAAAGAATTGAGTTACATCCCCGAGGTTAAGGAAGTCAGGTACGTTTCCCGCGACGAGGCCATGAAACAACTGGCCAAGAAATTTGGCAAGAAAGAAAGCGAGCTGATCCAAACCCTGGGCGGCGAGAACCCGTTACGCAACAGTTACCGCATTAAAGCCAACGATCCCCATCAGGTCCCGTCTTTGGCCCGCAAGATTCAGGGCATCCCTGGTATTTACCGGGTGCGTTACGGGCAGGGAGTAGTAGAAAAGCTCTTCGCTGCCACCCGGTGGGTCAGGAACCTGAGCCTTGTGGTGACTGTACTCCTAGCCGGGGCAGGCGTTTTCCTTATTGCCACCACCATCCGTCTCAGTGTTTATTCCCGGCGCAAGGAGATCTACCTGATGCAGTTGGTGGGAGCGACTAGGTGGTTTATCCGGTGGCCGTTTTTCATCGAGGGGATAATTTTGGGGATCGCGGGATCGGCGGTCGCGGCTTTAGTATTGTCGGTAGGCTATTATTATCTGGTGAATAGCCTGGGCCTGGCGGTTTCGTTTATTCCTCTGGTGCGGGACACGTCTTTGCTTTGGAAACTGGGCGGGGGGCTCCTGGCAACGGGGGCAGCGTTAGGGATTATTGGAACCTACATCTCGGTGAACCGGTATATGAATATCTAG
- a CDS encoding PDZ domain-containing protein: protein MGSFVVVVLKLWLQIILSPLFLVLIIVVGWQYRRMQRMSQGLFPTNRNMYIRSTLLSTLVGIAGGVAGSAGLLGLGVDLARMGIAYLFITAILLMLIHPRFLCFAYAGGIISVSHLVFGWPDVSVGQLMGLVAVLHMVESMLIYFSGHIDPMPVYVQTERHGVVGGFNLQKFWPIPLVAVMSVVDPRTASTGITLPDWWRAGWWALFHDSSGVPSSVSYVLLPIIAILGYGEVTTTASPRQKSKVSARNLFCFSLVLLILSVMASRNPHLCILPALFGPLGHELVIWLGIKAESEATPSYVMPERGVMILEVLPGSTAAQAGLKRGDVVVGVNGLTVNSREEMEALLRYYGGELQLEICREGQAFSSSFARKPGQSLGIVLVPDPGEEGVRRRHAAFRSQRFLNWLKRFLR, encoded by the coding sequence GTGGGATCATTTGTCGTCGTAGTCCTAAAGCTGTGGCTGCAGATTATTCTCAGCCCACTCTTTCTGGTTTTGATCATCGTCGTGGGCTGGCAGTATCGGCGGATGCAACGGATGTCGCAGGGACTGTTCCCGACGAACAGGAATATGTATATCCGTTCGACTTTGCTATCAACTCTGGTTGGAATCGCAGGCGGTGTTGCGGGCAGTGCAGGCCTGTTGGGATTAGGCGTGGACCTGGCCAGAATGGGGATAGCCTATCTGTTCATTACCGCAATTCTTCTGATGCTGATTCACCCCCGGTTCCTTTGTTTTGCCTATGCCGGGGGTATAATTTCAGTTTCCCATCTAGTGTTCGGATGGCCGGATGTTAGTGTTGGCCAGCTTATGGGCCTAGTAGCCGTCTTACACATGGTAGAGAGCATGCTCATCTATTTTTCGGGGCACATAGACCCCATGCCGGTCTACGTTCAGACTGAGAGACACGGTGTTGTGGGAGGCTTCAACCTGCAGAAGTTTTGGCCAATACCTTTGGTTGCCGTGATGAGCGTGGTTGACCCGAGAACCGCCAGCACTGGGATAACACTGCCTGACTGGTGGCGGGCCGGATGGTGGGCACTTTTTCACGACAGTTCAGGCGTTCCCTCCTCTGTCAGCTACGTATTGCTGCCGATAATAGCTATTTTGGGATACGGGGAAGTTACAACTACGGCTTCGCCCCGACAAAAAAGCAAGGTGTCGGCGCGTAACTTGTTCTGCTTCAGCCTTGTGCTGTTAATCCTGTCGGTCATGGCTTCACGTAACCCGCATCTCTGCATCCTACCGGCCCTTTTCGGTCCTCTAGGGCATGAACTCGTTATATGGTTGGGAATCAAGGCGGAATCGGAGGCTACTCCTTCGTACGTCATGCCCGAGCGAGGGGTAATGATTCTGGAAGTGTTGCCTGGATCCACGGCGGCGCAGGCCGGGCTAAAAAGAGGGGACGTGGTGGTGGGAGTCAACGGTTTGACGGTTAACAGCCGGGAAGAGATGGAGGCTTTGCTGCGGTATTACGGAGGCGAACTGCAGCTAGAGATCTGTCGCGAGGGGCAGGCTTTTTCTTCCTCCTTTGCGAGAAAGCCAGGGCAAAGTCTTGGCATTGTGCTAGTACCGGATCCTGGGGAAGAAGGCGTGCGCAGACGGCATGCTGCATTTCGTTCTCAGCGCTTCTTGAACTGGCTGAAAAGATTCTTGCGCTAA
- a CDS encoding S41 family peptidase yields the protein MEGVVVLKNNRFIKGCVIFFAIIGFLVTLTTSYLFITYRGSLTSLATETLLLKTKALKPADTPGLIRGAMRGMVDSLNDPYSAYLDPNQYRDLTIKIQATFGGIGIVVGADEENRLKVVSALKNTPAERAGIKSGDVITRINEDSTQGMSLDDAVRLMRGEPGTQVTVGIYRESERREYEFTITREIINVPSVESRLLQGDVPVGYVHLLQFTATSASEMEKAIHALVEQKARGLILDLRDNPGGDFQAALDIADLFLNDGVIVKVRNRYGREVVHEAHAGAFDMPFVVLVNGGSASSSEILAGALKDHGVAPLVGEKTFGKGLVQTVYPLAAGDALKLTTDKYFTPKGTDIDHVGIAPDYTVPAGKNGEDQQLARAKSILLEEISSRNP from the coding sequence ATGGAAGGGGTAGTGGTATTGAAGAATAACAGGTTTATCAAGGGATGTGTGATATTTTTTGCCATCATAGGTTTTCTTGTTACTTTGACTACATCTTACCTATTCATCACGTATCGAGGTAGCTTAACCAGTCTAGCGACCGAAACCTTGTTATTGAAGACAAAGGCATTAAAGCCAGCCGATACTCCGGGGCTCATCAGAGGCGCGATGAGGGGTATGGTGGATTCCCTGAATGATCCTTACTCTGCTTACTTGGATCCTAACCAGTATCGCGACTTGACTATAAAGATACAAGCGACGTTCGGGGGCATCGGTATCGTTGTGGGAGCCGATGAGGAGAACCGGTTGAAGGTGGTATCAGCTCTTAAAAATACGCCTGCCGAGCGAGCTGGGATAAAATCGGGCGATGTAATTACCCGCATAAACGAGGACTCTACTCAGGGCATGAGTTTGGACGATGCGGTGCGGCTGATGCGAGGAGAACCAGGGACGCAGGTTACAGTCGGTATCTACAGAGAAAGCGAACGGAGGGAGTATGAGTTCACGATAACCCGAGAAATAATCAATGTTCCCTCGGTGGAGTCAAGGTTGCTGCAAGGAGACGTGCCTGTAGGATACGTACACCTGCTTCAGTTTACCGCCACTTCTGCTAGCGAGATGGAAAAAGCTATACACGCCTTGGTAGAGCAAAAAGCCAGGGGACTCATACTCGATCTAAGGGATAACCCTGGGGGTGATTTCCAAGCGGCCCTTGATATTGCTGATCTGTTCCTAAATGATGGGGTTATCGTTAAGGTCCGTAACCGTTATGGACGGGAGGTGGTACACGAAGCTCATGCTGGAGCTTTTGACATGCCGTTTGTTGTGCTCGTAAACGGGGGGAGTGCTAGCTCTTCCGAGATTTTAGCAGGGGCCCTGAAGGATCACGGGGTAGCACCCCTGGTGGGAGAGAAAACCTTTGGTAAAGGGCTAGTACAGACGGTATATCCTCTGGCCGCGGGCGATGCTTTGAAGCTGACAACGGATAAGTATTTTACCCCTAAGGGGACTGATATAGACCATGTTGGGATTGCACCGGATTACACGGTACCGGCCGGCAAAAACGGCGAGGACCAACAGTTGGCAAGAGCCAAATCTATCCTGCTAGAGGAGATTTCATCCCGCAACCCCTAA
- a CDS encoding murein hydrolase activator EnvC family protein, whose amino-acid sequence MKEHAKGLIACLTLVFFLAALFPAYAGQLEEKQKELRSIQQEIAKRRDQIKKAKQQEKDIMKQIEVIENGMEETRKEIQSLDKQVSVVEGDIDSIQRDIQKAEAHLNEQTDYLAQRLVTVYETGDVSYLEVLLDSTDIVDFLTRYDLLKEIVSQDMQLIEEIQAERADLEQKKKLLEAKKSDLLYTKQKREAQAEFLEEQAGMKQEVLNQVQNQREQYEKALEELEETSRELERLIRSLQKPESAYQGTGIFCWPAPGYTRVTSEYGMRYHPILGIRKLHTGIDIGAPYGARVVAADGGTVIYTGRMGGYGNTIVVDHGGGVSTLYAHLSAYRTSTGARVDKGDTIGLVGSTGWSTGAHLHFEVRKNGTPVDPRGWI is encoded by the coding sequence ATGAAGGAGCATGCCAAGGGGCTTATCGCGTGTCTCACTTTGGTGTTTTTCTTGGCAGCGCTTTTTCCGGCTTACGCTGGCCAACTCGAGGAGAAACAGAAAGAACTGCGTTCGATTCAGCAAGAGATAGCCAAACGCAGGGATCAGATTAAGAAGGCTAAACAGCAGGAAAAGGACATAATGAAACAGATCGAGGTTATTGAGAACGGGATGGAAGAAACCAGGAAAGAGATTCAGAGCCTCGATAAGCAGGTATCGGTAGTGGAAGGAGACATAGATTCTATTCAGCGGGACATCCAGAAGGCTGAGGCTCATTTGAATGAGCAAACGGACTACCTAGCTCAGAGGCTGGTTACGGTGTACGAGACCGGGGACGTGTCTTACCTGGAGGTGCTTCTCGATTCTACCGATATCGTGGATTTTCTGACCCGTTATGACCTGCTGAAAGAGATAGTGAGCCAAGACATGCAGCTCATAGAGGAGATACAGGCTGAACGCGCGGACCTGGAGCAGAAAAAGAAATTACTCGAGGCCAAGAAAAGCGACCTCTTGTACACCAAGCAGAAACGCGAAGCCCAGGCCGAGTTTTTGGAAGAGCAGGCCGGCATGAAGCAGGAGGTCTTAAACCAGGTCCAGAACCAGAGGGAACAATACGAAAAGGCACTGGAAGAATTAGAAGAAACCTCCCGCGAGCTGGAACGCTTGATCCGCTCGCTGCAGAAACCGGAAAGTGCTTATCAGGGAACCGGAATCTTCTGTTGGCCGGCACCTGGCTACACCAGGGTAACTTCAGAGTACGGAATGCGTTACCATCCCATCCTGGGGATCCGCAAACTTCACACCGGGATTGACATCGGGGCTCCCTACGGGGCTCGGGTGGTGGCCGCGGATGGAGGGACGGTTATCTATACCGGTAGGATGGGGGGATATGGCAACACGATAGTTGTCGACCACGGGGGAGGCGTGTCTACCCTGTATGCTCACTTGTCTGCTTACAGGACTTCGACCGGAGCGAGGGTCGATAAAGGGGATACGATAGGACTGGTCGGTTCTACGGGTTGGAGCACCGGAGCGCATCTACATTTTGAGGTGCGGAAGAACGGTACCCCGGTCGATCCGAGGGGATGGATATGA
- the ftsE gene encoding cell division ATP-binding protein FtsE — protein sequence MLVQLYNVSKTYPNGVKALNDVSLKIDRGEFVFLMGQSGAGKSTLLKLLYREELPTRGQIFIASRSVVRMKAGEIPMLRRNIGVVFQDYKLLENKTVFENVAFAMQVVGGNRHDISRRVEETLRLVGLRDKAGCYPSQLSGGEQQRAGIARAIVNRPLIVIADEPTGNLDADTSWEIMDLLQEVNKNGTTVIMATHAQEIVRRMQKRVVFLKEGSVVHDSLPEEFIA from the coding sequence TTGCTAGTGCAGTTGTATAACGTTTCCAAGACCTACCCCAACGGGGTTAAGGCGTTGAATGACGTTTCTCTTAAGATAGATCGAGGAGAGTTTGTGTTTTTGATGGGGCAAAGCGGGGCCGGAAAATCCACGCTTTTGAAGCTTTTGTACCGTGAGGAATTACCTACCCGCGGGCAGATATTCATCGCGTCGCGGAGCGTGGTCAGGATGAAGGCCGGAGAAATCCCTATGCTGCGAAGAAACATTGGGGTGGTTTTTCAAGATTATAAGCTGCTGGAGAACAAGACGGTTTTTGAAAACGTCGCTTTCGCTATGCAGGTAGTTGGGGGCAACCGGCACGACATCAGCCGCAGGGTTGAGGAGACCTTGAGGTTGGTGGGGTTGAGGGACAAGGCCGGCTGTTATCCTTCACAGCTTTCAGGTGGCGAGCAGCAGAGGGCCGGGATAGCCCGGGCTATCGTGAACCGGCCTTTAATCGTGATTGCGGATGAACCCACCGGTAACCTCGATGCCGACACTTCATGGGAGATCATGGACCTTTTGCAGGAAGTTAATAAAAACGGGACAACGGTGATCATGGCTACCCACGCCCAGGAGATTGTGAGAAGGATGCAAAAACGGGTGGTGTTCTTAAAAGAGGGTAGCGTGGTTCACGATTCCTTACCGGAGGAGTTTATTGCATGA
- a CDS encoding transketolase family protein — MEKIATRDAYGQALVKLGHLHENVVVLDADLSKSTKTSEFGTTFPHRFFNMGIAEQNMMGTAAGLAAMGKVVFASSFAVFATGRAWEQVRNSIAYAGLNVKIAASHAGITVGEDGGSHQSVEDIALMRAIPGMKVLVPADAVATEKLVMAAYREPGPVYLRLGRPAVPVIYGPGWDMSIGQGIEIRQGKDATIIACGIMVYHALEAAKILAGAGLEVSVVDMFTVKPLDEDMICRKARETGALVTAEEHSIIGGLGGAVCEVVSGCCPVPVVRVGIQDLFGQSGTPDELMEYYGLTAKHLVEAVEKAVRLKKKT, encoded by the coding sequence GTGGAGAAGATAGCGACTAGAGATGCATACGGGCAGGCTTTGGTTAAGCTGGGGCATTTACACGAAAATGTAGTAGTTTTGGATGCCGACTTATCCAAATCCACCAAAACCTCGGAGTTCGGCACAACGTTTCCACACAGGTTTTTCAATATGGGCATCGCCGAGCAGAATATGATGGGTACAGCAGCCGGCCTGGCAGCTATGGGCAAGGTGGTTTTTGCCAGCTCTTTTGCGGTGTTTGCTACGGGGAGGGCCTGGGAGCAGGTGCGCAATTCCATCGCTTACGCGGGTCTTAATGTCAAGATCGCCGCTTCCCACGCCGGCATTACCGTGGGGGAAGACGGGGGCTCGCACCAGTCGGTAGAAGATATAGCTTTGATGAGGGCGATACCCGGTATGAAAGTTTTGGTGCCGGCAGACGCGGTCGCTACCGAAAAACTGGTCATGGCCGCCTATCGGGAGCCGGGACCGGTTTACCTGCGATTGGGACGCCCGGCTGTTCCAGTCATTTACGGTCCGGGCTGGGACATGAGTATTGGTCAGGGCATCGAAATACGACAGGGTAAAGACGCGACTATCATCGCCTGTGGAATAATGGTTTACCATGCCTTAGAGGCGGCCAAAATACTGGCGGGCGCTGGCTTGGAGGTTTCTGTCGTCGACATGTTTACTGTAAAACCTTTGGACGAGGATATGATTTGCCGCAAGGCGCGTGAGACCGGAGCCCTGGTAACGGCCGAGGAACACAGCATAATCGGGGGATTAGGGGGAGCAGTTTGCGAAGTCGTTTCCGGGTGCTGCCCGGTTCCAGTGGTTAGGGTCGGGATACAGGATCTGTTCGGTCAGTCTGGTACCCCGGACGAGCTTATGGAATATTACGGGTTAACCGCTAAACATTTGGTGGAGGCGGTGGAAAAGGCAGTCCGTTTAAAGAAAAAAACATGA